The Erigeron canadensis isolate Cc75 chromosome 1, C_canadensis_v1, whole genome shotgun sequence genome segment AGGTGTTATATATTTCTTCAAGTGATGGAGGTGGCATTTTAATCCGCTTATCCGGGTTTATACTATATCTACAACCAATTAAactagtaaaataaaaaaaattcaatgatCAAATGGGTTGCTAAGAGGTGCCCAAATTGTATCCATTGCGCCtaataaaacattaaatcatttttattcataAGAAAACGaatataatataactttgtAATCCTACTTTATCGCAATAATTAGTTATAGGAAAAAAGTATTTCAGGTCAACCTGCCACAAAAGGATTTGCCTATTATGCCATCTCTACTTGATGAAAATACATTGTCAGCTATACCTTAAACATGATCACGCTAGCCAGAATGGTGAGGCTTGTAAACATGACATAGTATACCGGTGACACCACATTGATATTGAAGGTGTCTAATGCCTGCAAATATCATCTAGAAATTATTAGAACATGGTGAGCACTAACATAACATAAAATTTTCAGGACTGCACTAGAACgacaactatatataaattaactttTGTACTCTACAAAAATGAGTATTGGAGATTCATGGTGCATTTGTATAACAAAGTTATGTCCAACGTACCTTGTTCAAATAGTTGAGTTGCATAACACAGAAAACAAGTAGTAGCAGGGTGAAAAACCATGTTTGGAAGTATTTGAACTGATTGCTTCCAGAAAACGATAGCTTAATTGCGATTCCCACTGCTTTCACACACATAACCTACATTCAAGAAAAGCTTATGAGTCCGATACATCAATATAGAAAGAAGGAAGAGAATACGTACAGAGGACAAACCGTTAAGGAGCCCATAAAAGAGCAGATCCCGATATATATGATTAGATGAGTCTGCCCATAAAGAGGCACATAGCGGTAAATGAGCACACCAACAATAACCATTACAATGCCCGCATACACCAAAAAGCCTGTTTAGATCATAATGCTCTTCGTTAGGAGTAGCTAGCCAAAGATAGAGGGTGTGTGTACTACCCAAAGCACATTAGCCTACCCCACcatacacacacacagataTGTATGTACatgtgtatgtataattgtatatatccttttatatgatatgatatccCCTCTTTGTATTTTTTGCATGTATTGTGGGGTTGTCAGTTGTCACacacccaacttaggtgaaaACCCCCTCACATAGATTGAGCAAGATTGAGCCTAAGGCCGGTCTTGCAAGCCAGACTTGAGAACAGTCTGTTTATGCATCTTTAGCCTAACTTGAGATTCAAAAAATTCATTGAAAGAAATAATGCCCTAATCTTTAAAAGGCTCCATATTCTATCACCTATGAAATGACACACAATCTTTTCTGCGGTTTTATGTTCTCAGACATGACGATTGAAATTAAGATCAAGTATGCCCATATGGTTTTAGAACTTAGATGAGAACCAAACGGTTACTACTTTGaataacatgtgaaaaaatgAAGCAAACCTGGCTCAGTTGCGAAGAACCACACTTGTTTGACTGAACTGACTTGAGTCTCATGTGGAGCATGCAACACAATGGTGGTAGAACCCACCAAGCAGAGTACACATGCAACCACACCAAAAATATGCAACCTTTCGTCCAAAAAATAATGGGCTAACACTGCGCTGCACAGATTATGTATAAATACATGAGAAATTTTACATTGACCAAAAAAATTGATACCAAAAGGCAAATATTGCGAAGGACTATATAGTGTACTACCTGACTATTATACTTAATGCTCCCAAGGGGGTAACAAGGATGGCTGGAGCAAATGCATACGCAGCAAAGTTAGCTATCTCGCCTAAGATCACTGCAAGTTCATAAaaccttaaattatatatatatataaaaaaaaaaaagaatcatcatatattttaacaaaaataaaacaccTCAGATAATAGATTAACATGTCAATGAGTTCAGCTTTTAACAGGTCATTTGCGGCATGAGTCAGGTCAGGCTAAGTTGACCCAAACACTTTTTCCCCCAAAGTTGATAAGTTCATATAAAAGATTAATGTAAGATATGATTACAAAGCTTATAGAATTTCAATAATGGGCTGATATCTTAAGCAAAACATTTAGgcggttttatgcattaaaatatAGACTTCATAGAGTTCCAACCCTTGTCACATGCTTCAGTTTAAcctatttctttcttttatccATTAGTCTCTTTAGAGATGAAACATtacccaaattgacccattcaCGTGTAAATATGTCAGAAATTGGTAATTACCTTTGTTATTGGATGCTACACAAACGTGATGAAAAATTAACATGTTAAAAGACATAAAACCAATGGagatgcaagaagaacttactGCTCACCATCCCGGCCCACCACATAGGTTGCTTCAAGTAAGAATGACCTCCTGAACCTGAAACAGATTCAccatataaatgtaaaatgCATACTAGGAAACACTGTATTTTTCTAGGTACAATCACATTGAACACTAGTATTTCAAAACGTTGAAATTACATTGAAATTCAAGAAACCTCAACCGACCCCGGGCCAATCACTTGACCATTGTCCCACTCAGATGGTGGTACAACCAATGGACCAACTGATCCACCTTCACCAAGGATTTTTCTGATAAGTCAGGTTCTTCTTTGACTCCAGCGGCCAGTGTAGATTGAACCCACGAAACTTTTCAAATGCTGTCATCTCAAAAACGACTAGTCTACTAACGTTTCTGAACGTATATGGCATTGACATCGAATAGCCTAAAGATTAAACTATGGTTTTGGCTTAACAATGATATATGATCAAGAAAGAACAACATAACTAATACATAGCTGATTAATAACATGTTGATACACCTATATATAAACCACCACCAGGGTGCCCTAGTCGTCTGCCACCCGATGTCCCACAAGAGTTCTCACATTTAAACTTACTCGGGCCATCATGTTGGGGGTGTCAAGGTTTCGAAACGTTCAAGGGGATATCCAAGTTAGGCCACATACATCGTATTAATACACCTATAGATACACATAACATTCATtcataaataagtttttttaaaagataaaaatagatTAACCTGCTCTGAGTCCTGAAGCACCCGCCTTCATAAGACCCTTTTTCTTGATTATAAAACTTGACCCAATGAAAATACTTGATGATATTGCTAGAATTAGTCCACGAATATTATCAGATGATATTTCCcccattattattttataaatttggagAAAATATCAAATGGCTTACAAAACTTAATGCACAAACTGAAAGCCAAAAATTCTGCAAAATACCAATAAATAAAagcataaaaattttataaataaaaaagaaaaccctAAACCCCTTTTTTCTAATCAATCAAACTGAAAAATTAAGATTTTACCTTTTTTGACGTGTTGACAAAAACGGCTATGTT includes the following:
- the LOC122606121 gene encoding probable magnesium transporter NIPA1 isoform X1, translating into MGEISSDNIRGLILAISSSIFIGSSFIIKKKGLMKAGASGLRAGSGGHSYLKQPMWWAGMVSMILGEIANFAAYAFAPAILVTPLGALSIIVSAVLAHYFLDERLHIFGVVACVLCLVGSTTIVLHAPHETQVSSVKQVWFFATEPGFLVYAGIVMVIVGVLIYRYVPLYGQTHLIIYIGICSFMGSLTVMCVKAVGIAIKLSFSGSNQFKYFQTWFFTLLLLVFCVMQLNYLNKALDTFNINVVSPVYYVMFTSLTILASVIMFKDWDDQSATQITTEVCGFVTILCGTFLLHKTKDLETAGAGSPKTPNSPNTNADPNSRELELRQIKVSDCGRT
- the LOC122606121 gene encoding probable magnesium transporter NIPA1 isoform X2 is translated as MWWAGMVSMILGEIANFAAYAFAPAILVTPLGALSIIVSAVLAHYFLDERLHIFGVVACVLCLVGSTTIVLHAPHETQVSSVKQVWFFATEPGFLVYAGIVMVIVGVLIYRYVPLYGQTHLIIYIGICSFMGSLTVMCVKAVGIAIKLSFSGSNQFKYFQTWFFTLLLLVFCVMQLNYLNKALDTFNINVVSPVYYVMFTSLTILASVIMFKDWDDQSATQITTEVCGFVTILCGTFLLHKTKDLETAGAGSPKTPNSPNTNADPNSRELELRQIKVSDCGRT